One stretch of bacterium BMS3Abin14 DNA includes these proteins:
- the tmoS gene encoding sensor histidine kinase TmoS has product MLKEILVVIKEQAKNQLGLIEELLDLTRIEAGEFRLNRQPCDIEALLGKVIEGFVPKFEEKGITASLDVAKDLPQTHWDYQKVLQVFQNLVDNSLKFTPAGGWLAISAVSKSDFIEIRVSDNGIGIPGGNIDQVFDRFYQVDSSSTRMFGGSGLGLSIVREIVLAHKGKIFVESQEGEGATFLVLLPVGLPERSQHPVRDAGRDENGADETPHIPGGNGELILVVDDDPAFLRMMETILPREGYRVKVSERPGNTLEQVKKAKVDIVLLDLMMPGMDGYDVCRKLRRDPDTSHVPILIVSASGGDEISRKINDAGADDHLTKPFDQQDILNRISALLSNRPV; this is encoded by the coding sequence GTGCTGAAGGAGATCCTCGTCGTCATCAAGGAACAGGCGAAAAACCAGCTTGGCCTCATCGAAGAGCTGCTGGATCTCACGAGGATCGAGGCAGGGGAGTTCCGTCTCAACAGGCAGCCTTGCGATATCGAGGCGCTCCTTGGAAAGGTGATCGAGGGGTTCGTGCCCAAGTTCGAGGAGAAGGGAATAACCGCCAGTCTGGATGTTGCGAAAGACCTTCCCCAGACCCACTGGGATTATCAAAAGGTTCTGCAGGTTTTCCAGAATCTCGTGGATAATTCCCTCAAATTTACCCCTGCGGGGGGATGGTTGGCGATAAGCGCCGTTTCAAAGAGCGATTTTATCGAGATCCGGGTAAGCGACAATGGGATCGGAATCCCGGGAGGTAATATCGACCAGGTTTTCGACAGGTTTTATCAGGTGGACAGCTCGTCAACCAGAATGTTCGGTGGATCCGGTCTTGGTCTTTCAATCGTCAGGGAGATTGTTCTGGCCCACAAGGGGAAGATCTTCGTGGAAAGCCAGGAAGGGGAGGGTGCGACGTTTCTGGTCCTTCTGCCTGTGGGCTTGCCGGAGCGTTCCCAACACCCCGTTCGGGATGCCGGCCGGGATGAAAACGGTGCCGATGAAACACCCCATATTCCAGGAGGGAATGGTGAACTGATCCTCGTTGTGGACGATGACCCGGCTTTCCTCCGCATGATGGAGACCATCCTGCCCAGGGAGGGCTATCGGGTCAAGGTGTCGGAACGGCCGGGTAACACGCTGGAACAGGTAAAAAAGGCTAAAGTGGATATTGTCCTTCTCGACCTCATGATGCCGGGAATGGATGGATACGACGTGTGCAGAAAACTCAGGCGGGATCCCGACACATCTCACGTTCCGATCCTGATCGTATCCGCATCGGGAGGAGACGAGATTTCCCGGAAAATTAACGATGCCGGCGCCGATGATCATCTGACCAAACCGTTCGATCAGCAGGACATCCTGAATCGGATTAGTGCCCTTTTGTCCAACAGGCCGGTGTAG
- the cca_1 gene encoding multifunctional CCA protein: MQGLIFDVAPIAQRLGLRVFIVGGVVRDLIEGKPVAGEWDLVVMGGMGTGARRLAERLSAAWKWKSPVSFPRFGTYLVSGPHGVVELAQSELRIGSAIRSSDPIIQDAHSRDFTLNALYVELDVEGAGAADGFKVIDPTGLGIDDLNSGILRTPGPPRATLGDDPVRILRAARLCATHGYRTARPITRAARGAAHLLRDVSVERVLAEMNKLLLGSRPSNGLVRLEKWGVFRVLMPEVQAMVGFMQRTPHHFPDLWRHTLRVVDRTSPDLALRWAALLHDCGKPAVRTTDGSVDRYLGHERAGSELAVQLVERLRMGKNLTREVAGLVGLHMVHYTDRWTDRAVRKFIVRSGGLLPKLLDLLEADSRSLRLRADKLHAVGKLRDRVRNMKAAMPSPESPLSGLQIMDILNIGPGPEVGMAKTALVNAVLNGDIPLEAGGAGKFLVSWWKGGGGKLS, encoded by the coding sequence ATGCAGGGTCTTATTTTCGATGTGGCCCCAATCGCCCAGCGCCTGGGGCTTCGCGTTTTCATCGTCGGGGGTGTCGTGCGGGATCTGATCGAGGGCAAGCCTGTTGCAGGCGAATGGGACCTGGTGGTCATGGGTGGAATGGGCACAGGGGCCCGGCGGCTGGCGGAGCGGTTGTCCGCGGCATGGAAGTGGAAAAGCCCGGTCTCATTTCCCCGCTTCGGCACCTACCTGGTATCAGGTCCGCACGGTGTCGTGGAACTGGCCCAGTCCGAACTTCGCATCGGAAGCGCCATACGTTCCTCCGACCCCATCATCCAGGATGCCCATTCCAGGGATTTTACCCTGAACGCCCTTTACGTCGAACTGGATGTGGAGGGCGCCGGGGCGGCGGACGGTTTCAAGGTTATCGACCCCACAGGGCTGGGGATTGATGACCTTAACTCTGGAATTCTCAGGACGCCGGGTCCCCCGCGGGCGACCCTGGGGGATGATCCTGTAAGAATTCTCCGTGCCGCCCGGCTCTGCGCAACCCACGGGTACCGTACCGCCCGGCCTATCACACGGGCTGCCCGAGGTGCGGCTCACCTTCTCAGGGATGTTTCCGTGGAACGCGTTCTCGCGGAGATGAACAAACTTCTCCTGGGCTCCAGGCCGTCCAATGGCCTGGTGCGTCTCGAAAAATGGGGCGTTTTCAGGGTCCTCATGCCCGAGGTCCAGGCCATGGTGGGGTTCATGCAGCGCACTCCCCATCATTTTCCCGATCTCTGGCGCCACACTCTTCGGGTCGTGGACCGTACATCCCCTGACCTGGCCCTCAGGTGGGCAGCCCTCCTGCACGATTGCGGCAAACCCGCTGTCAGAACCACCGACGGAAGCGTGGACAGGTATTTAGGCCACGAGAGAGCCGGATCAGAACTGGCTGTCCAGCTGGTCGAAAGGCTCCGCATGGGGAAAAACCTGACCAGGGAGGTTGCGGGACTGGTCGGGCTTCATATGGTTCACTACACCGACCGTTGGACGGATCGGGCGGTGCGGAAATTTATCGTCCGCAGCGGCGGCCTCCTTCCAAAACTCCTGGACCTGCTTGAGGCCGACTCCAGATCCCTGCGGCTCAGGGCGGATAAACTTCACGCCGTCGGGAAACTGAGGGACAGGGTCAGGAACATGAAGGCGGCGATGCCCTCCCCCGAATCCCCGTTGAGCGGCTTACAGATAATGGATATCCTGAACATAGGCCCCGGGCCCGAGGTCGGTATGGCAAAAACCGCCCTGGTCAATGCCGTCCTAAACGGGGATATTCCTCTGGAAGCCGGGGGCGCCGGGAAATTTCTGGTCAGCTGGTGGAAAGGAGGCGGCGGTAAGCTGTCGTAA
- the aroK_1 gene encoding shikimate kinase has translation MNIPTERLIRELSRPEAFPETTRDIRVVQTHISVIFITENRVYKVKKPVDFGFLDFTTPEKRLRFCTEEVELNRRLSPDLYLGVLPVTEEGDLLRFGGSGPALDYAVLMNRLQEDRLLPILLEKHEVTPEMIERVAAKVARFHLQAATSPEITRIGGSDAIHTNTEENFEQIQPYIGHTLSQATFDLLADFTRTFRDVNRELFLRRESEGWIRDGHGDLHTQHICLTGDIQIYDCIEFNRRFRYSDVLCDAAFLAMDLRMKGRKDLADLYTRKYLEFTGQGGTEALYNFYACYRAVVRGKVEGFRSRDPDVNEKEAQRAAEDARGFFHLAGELARAITPPGLIITCGLMGSGKSSLAAGLAEKFDLEVISTDRVRKELAGMDPLESKHVPYGGDIYSSEFTDRTYRELSARSEALLKSGASVILDGTFLNPGYRSLATETARKTGSHCIFIYLNADEQLLRSRLRQRLQETSVSDGREEILADQIKAAIPPDEISKDRKLDIDARLSGEKIVTTAYRRLLSTS, from the coding sequence TTGAACATACCGACCGAAAGGCTCATCAGGGAGCTTTCAAGACCGGAGGCATTCCCGGAAACAACCAGGGACATCCGCGTGGTTCAGACCCACATTTCGGTCATCTTCATCACGGAGAATCGGGTTTACAAGGTGAAAAAGCCGGTGGATTTCGGGTTTCTGGATTTCACCACTCCTGAAAAAAGGCTCCGGTTCTGCACGGAAGAGGTTGAATTGAACAGGCGGCTTAGCCCCGATCTCTACCTGGGGGTTCTTCCCGTTACCGAGGAAGGAGACCTCCTGCGGTTTGGGGGTTCCGGCCCTGCCCTGGATTACGCTGTACTCATGAATCGTCTCCAGGAGGATCGGCTCCTCCCGATTCTGTTGGAAAAGCATGAGGTTACCCCGGAAATGATCGAGCGGGTTGCGGCCAAGGTCGCCCGTTTTCACCTTCAGGCAGCCACTTCCCCCGAAATCACCCGCATTGGCGGATCCGATGCGATACATACCAATACGGAGGAGAATTTCGAGCAGATCCAACCCTACATCGGCCACACCCTCTCCCAGGCAACGTTCGATCTGCTTGCCGATTTCACCCGGACTTTCAGGGACGTCAATCGGGAGCTTTTCTTGCGGAGGGAGAGCGAGGGATGGATACGGGACGGGCACGGGGACCTTCACACCCAGCATATCTGCCTCACCGGGGATATCCAGATCTACGATTGCATCGAGTTCAACAGACGGTTTCGCTACTCGGATGTCCTGTGCGACGCGGCATTCCTTGCCATGGACCTGAGGATGAAAGGCCGGAAGGACCTGGCCGACCTTTACACCCGGAAATACCTGGAGTTCACCGGTCAGGGGGGGACGGAGGCGCTCTACAATTTTTATGCCTGTTACCGCGCGGTGGTGAGGGGCAAGGTGGAGGGCTTCCGGTCCAGGGATCCTGACGTAAACGAAAAAGAGGCCCAAAGAGCGGCCGAGGATGCGAGGGGATTCTTTCACCTGGCAGGGGAGTTGGCCAGGGCAATAACGCCCCCCGGCCTTATCATCACCTGCGGGCTCATGGGATCAGGCAAGTCATCCCTCGCCGCGGGGCTTGCGGAAAAATTCGATCTTGAGGTGATCTCCACGGACAGGGTCAGGAAGGAACTGGCCGGGATGGATCCCCTCGAGAGCAAGCACGTGCCCTATGGCGGTGACATCTACTCCAGTGAATTTACAGACAGGACGTACAGGGAGCTTTCAGCCCGGTCGGAGGCCCTCCTGAAATCGGGCGCTTCCGTCATCCTGGATGGAACTTTTTTGAACCCCGGATACCGAAGCCTGGCCACAGAAACCGCCCGAAAGACTGGTTCGCATTGTATTTTCATCTACCTGAACGCGGATGAACAGCTTCTTCGATCCCGCCTGCGGCAAAGGCTGCAGGAGACTTCCGTGTCGGACGGGAGGGAGGAGATTCTGGCAGACCAGATCAAGGCTGCGATTCCCCCCGATGAAATTTCGAAGGACCGGAAACTGGATATTGACGCCCGGCTTTCCGGTGAAAAGATTGTTACGACAGCTTACCGCCGCCTCCTTTCCACCAGCTGA